A genomic region of Homo sapiens chromosome 4, GRCh38.p14 Primary Assembly contains the following coding sequences:
- the POU4F2 gene encoding POU domain, class 4, transcription factor 2, protein MMMMSLNSKQAFSMPHGGSLHVEPKYSALHSTSPGSSAPIAPSASSPSSSSNAGGGGGGGGGGGGGGGRSSSSSSSGSSGGGGSEAMRRACLPTPPSNIFGGLDESLLARAEALAAVDIVSQSKSHHHHPPHHSPFKPDATYHTMNTIPCTSAASSSSVPISHPSALAGTHHHHHHHHHHHHQPHQALEGELLEHLSPGLALGAMAGPDGAVVSTPAHAPHMATMNPMHQAALSMAHAHGLPSHMGCMSDVDADPRDLEAFAERFKQRRIKLGVTQADVGSALANLKIPGVGSLSQSTICRFESLTLSHNNMIALKPILQAWLEEAEKSHREKLTKPELFNGAEKKRKRTSIAAPEKRSLEAYFAIQPRPSSEKIAAIAEKLDLKKNVVRVWFCNQRQKQKRMKYSAGI, encoded by the exons atgatgatgatgtccCTGAACAGCAAGCAGGCGTTTAGCATGCCGCACGGCGGCAGCCTGCACGTGGAGCCCAAGTACTCGGCACTGCACAGCACCTCGCCGGGCTCCTCGGCTCCCATCGCGCCCTCGGCCAGCTCCCCCAGCAGCTCGAGCAACGCtggtggtggcggcggcggcggcggcggcggcggcggcggcggaggccgaagcagcagctccagcagcagtggcagcagcggcggcggggGCTCGGAGGCTATGCGGAGAGCCTGTCTTCCAACCCCACCG AGCAATATATTCGGCGGGCTGGATGAGAGTCTGCTGGCCCGCGCCGAGGCTCTGGCAGCCGTGGACATCGTCTCCCAGAGCAagagccaccaccaccatccacccCACCACAGCCCCTTCAAACCGGACGCCACCTACCACACTATGAATACCATCCCGTGCACGTCGGCCGCCTCTTCTTCATCGGTGCCCATCTCGCACCCTTCCGCGTTGgcgggcacgcaccaccaccaccaccatcaccaccaccaccaccaccaaccgcACCAGGCGCTGGAGGGCGAGCTGCTGGAGCACCTGAGTCCCGGGCTGGCCCTGGGCGCTATGGCGGGCCCCGACGGCGCTGTGGTGTCCACGCCGGCTCACGCGCCGCACATGGCCACCATGAACCCCATGCACCAAGCAGCGCTCAGCATGGCCCACGCGCACGGGCTGCCGTCGCACATGGGCTGCATGAGCGACGTGGACGCCGACCCGCGGGACCTGGAGGCATTCGCCGAGCGCTTCAAGCAGCGACGCATCAAGCTGGGGGTGACCCAGGCAGATGTGGGCTCCGCGCTGGCCAACCTCAAGATCCCCGGCGTGGGCTCGCTTAGCCAGAGCACCATCTGCAGGTTCGAGTCCCTCACACTGTCCCACAATAATATGATCGCGCTCAAACCCATCCTGCAGGCATGGCTCGAGGAGGCCGAGAAGTCCCACCGCGAGAAGCTCACCAAGCCTGAACTCTTCAATGGCGCGGAGAAGAAGCGCAAGCGCACGTCCATCGCTGCGCCAGAGAAGCGCTCGCTCGAAGCCTACTTTGCCATTCAGCCTCGGCCCTCCTCTGAAAAGATCGCCGCCATCGCGGAGAAGCTGGACCTGAAGAAAAACGTGGTGCGCGTCTGGTTCTGcaaccagaggcagaaacagaaaagaatgaaatattccGCCGGCATTTAG